A genomic segment from Montipora foliosa isolate CH-2021 chromosome 9, ASM3666993v2, whole genome shotgun sequence encodes:
- the LOC137970134 gene encoding uncharacterized protein: MESCDPDSESINESEDSVASFEDDFDIEVEDEDDEDERDLYASHCESTEDIMAYADEPLADEEWLKKYEAENEENKRLEQELQARLDGAVQVETWCSCGNCSRAALHNISECYCCQELDGCKEAMCSDIVLQDITDGTVLKCVTQHPGFNAVCLEKWSLRMAAERFKTRDKKRYRQTGSEESYLRSIAYREFCRLVYGFLGKRRIPLPACAYTSIRKQFPLGTDENYTGFELEDD, translated from the exons ATGGAATCTTGCGACCCAGATTCAGAGAGTATTAACGAATCAGAAGACTCGGTGGCAAGTTTTGAGGATGATTTCGACATTGAAGTGGAAGACGAAGATGACGAAGACGAACGCGACTTGTATGCTTCACATTGTGAAAGCACAGAGGACATAATGGCCTATGCTGATGAGCCTTTGGCTGATGAGGAATGGCTAAAGAAATATGAAGCAGAAAACGAGGAAAATAAACGGTTGGAGCAAGAACTTCAGGCCAGACTAGACGGTGCAGTTCAAGTGGAGACTTG GTGTTCATGCGGAAACTGCAGCCGTGCTGCCCTCCACAACATAAGTGAATGTTACTGCTGCCAGGAATTAGATGGTTGCAAGGAAGCCATGTGTAGTGATATCGTTCTGCAAGACATTACAGATGGAACAGTTTTGAAGTGCGTTACTCAGCATCCTGGTTTCAATGCGGTCTGCCTTGAGAAATGGAGCCTGCGCATGGCTGCCGAACGGTTTAAAACCAGAGACAAGAAGAGATACAGACAGACTGGTTCGGAAGAAAG TTACTTACGAAGCATTGCTTACAGAGAATTTTGCCGACTCGTTTATGGGTTTTTGGGGAAAAGGCGCATTCCTCTTCCTGCGTGCGCTTACACGTCGATAAGGAAACAATTTCCACTCGGTACAGACGAAAATTACACTGGTTTCGAACTCGAAGATGATTAA